In Quercus robur chromosome 10, dhQueRobu3.1, whole genome shotgun sequence, a genomic segment contains:
- the LOC126703158 gene encoding adenosylhomocysteinase yields MALLVEKTTSGREYKVKDMSQADFGRLEIELAEVEMPGLMSCRTEFGPSQPFKGARITGSLHMTIQTAVLIETLTALGAEVRWCSCNIFSTQDHAAAAIARDSAAVFAWKGETLQEYWWCTERALDWGPGGGPDLIVDDGGDATLLIHEGVKAEELFEKNGTLPDPASTDNAEFQIVLTIIRDGLKTDPKRYHKMKQRLVGVSEETTTGVKRLYQMQANGTLLFPAINVNDSVTKSKFDNLYGCRHSLPDGLMRATDVMIAGKVAVVAGYGDVGKGCAAAMKQAGARVIVTEIDPICALQALMEGLQVLTLEDVVSEADIFVTTTGNKDIIMVDHMRKMKNNAIVCNIGHFDNEIDMLGLENYPGVKRITIKPQTDRWVFPDTNSGIIVLAEGRLMNLGCATGHPSFVMSCSFTNQVIAQLELWKERTTGKYEKKVYVLPKHLDEKVAALHLGKLGARLTKLSKDQADYISVPVEGPYKPAHYRY; encoded by the exons ATGGCTTTGTTGGTAGAGAAAACCACAAGCGGTCGTGAGTACAAGGTGAAGGACATGTCTCAGGCCGACTTCGGTCGTCTCGAGATCGAGCTGGCCGAAGTCGAGATGCCTGGTCTCATGTCCTGCAGAACTGAGTTCGGCCCTTCACAGCCCTTCAAGGGAGCCAGAATCACCGGCTCTCTCCACATGACCATCCAAACCGCCGTCCTCATCGAGACCCTGACGGCCCTCGGCGCCGAGGTCCGTTGGTGTTCATGCAACATCTTCTCGACCCAGGACCACGCCGCCGCCGCCATAGCCCGTGACTCCGCCGCCGTGTTCGCCTGGAAAGGGGAGACCCTCCAGGAGTACTGGTGGTGCACCGAGCGTGCTCTCGACTGGGGTCCCGGTGGTGGGCCCGATCTCATAGTCGACGACGGTGGTGACGCCACTCTGCTCATCCACGAGGGCGTTAAGGCCGAGGAGTTGTTTGAGAAGAATGGGACCCTTCCGGACCCAGCTTCCACCGACAATGCCGAGTTCCAGATTGTGCTGACCATTATCAGAGATGGGTTGAAGACAGATCCCAAGAGGTACCACAAGATGAAGCAAAGATTGGTTGGTGTGTCTGAAGAGACAACCACTGGAGTTAAGAGGCTTTACCAGATGCAGGCCAATGGTACCCTCTTGTTCCCTGCTATTAACGTTAACGACTCCGTCACCAAGAGCAAG TTTGATAACTTGTATGGATGCCGCCACTCCCTCCCCGATGGTTTGATGAGGGCTACTGATGTCATGATTGCTGGCAAGGTTGCTGTTGTTGCTGGATATGGTGATGTTGGCAAGGGCTGTGCTGCTGCCATGAAGCAAGCTGGTGCCCGTGTGATTGTGACTGAGATTGATCCAATTTGCGCTCTTCAGGCCCTTATGGAAGGCCTCCAAGTTCTAACCCTTGAGGATGTTGTATCTGAGGCTGACATCTTTGTAACCACCACCGGTAACAAGGACATCATCATGGTCGACCAcatgaggaagatgaagaacaaTGCCATTGTTTGCAACATTGGTCACTTTGACAATGAGATTGACATGCTCGGCCTTGAGAACTATCCAGGTGTGAAGCGCATCACCATCAAGCCCCAAACAGACAGGTGGGTCTTCCCTGATACAAACTCAGGCATCATTGTGTTGGCCGAGGGTCGGCTTATGAACTTGGGTTGTGCCACAGGGCACCCAAGTTTCGTGATGTCTTGCTCATTCACAAACCAGGTGATTGCACAGCTTGAGCTGTGGAAGGAGAGGACTACCGGGAAATATGAGAAGAAGGTCTATGTCTTGCCAAAGCATCTTGATGAGAAGGTTGCTGCACTTCACCTTGGCAAACTTGGGGCTAGGCTCACCAAGCTCAGCAAGGACCAGGCTGACTACATTAGTGTCCCTGTGGAGGGTCCATACAAGCCTGCTCACTACAGGTACTGA